The sequence CAAGGAGACATCCGTGAGGGGTGAACCGCGCCGCACGGGACAGGTGAAGGGATGGCTACCGCGACGCGGTGGCGGACCGACGCTTCTACCGAGGAGTTGTCATGGGTGGCAGCGAGAAGACCGACGCCAAGGTCGACCAGATCAAGGGCAGGGCCAAGGAGACCGTCGGGCACGCGGTCGGCAACGAGCGGCTCGAA comes from Streptomyces sp. NBC_00448 and encodes:
- a CDS encoding CsbD family protein — translated: MGGSEKTDAKVDQIKGRAKETVGHAVGNERLEAEGRGDQAKGDARQSVEKAKDAVKDVIKDD